Proteins encoded within one genomic window of Flavobacterium gilvum:
- the hemL gene encoding glutamate-1-semialdehyde 2,1-aminomutase — MLYQRSSQLFAEAEKVIPGGVNSPVRAFKAVGGTPIFVKSAKGAYLYDEDGNRLIDYINSWGPMILGHAYEPVVQSIIEKAKLGMSFGMPTELETQIAVLAVSMVPNIDKIRFVNSGTEACMSAVRLARGFTKRDKIIKFSGCYHGHSDSFLIQAGSGAVTFGTPNSPGVTAGTAKDTLLAKYNDLGNVKELIEANKNEIAAIIIEPVAGNMGCIPPVKGFLEGLRELCTANGILLIFDEVMTGFRLARGGAQELLNINADIVCFGKVIGGGLPVGAFAARAEIMNYLAPLGPVYQAGTLSGNPLAMAAGLAMLQALDSDREIFKRLEEKTAYLGDGIERVLKANNVAFTINRVGSMISVHFDANPVTDFKTAGNGDNETFKKFFHGLVAEGVYIAPSAYETWFITDALTYEDLDFTINAIDKVSKTF; from the coding sequence ATGTTATACCAAAGAAGCAGTCAGCTTTTTGCTGAAGCAGAAAAAGTAATCCCGGGAGGAGTAAATTCACCGGTAAGGGCTTTCAAAGCCGTGGGCGGAACGCCAATATTTGTAAAAAGTGCCAAAGGAGCCTACTTGTATGATGAGGATGGAAACCGTTTAATCGATTATATCAATTCATGGGGACCAATGATTTTGGGACATGCTTATGAGCCTGTGGTGCAATCCATTATTGAAAAAGCCAAATTAGGAATGTCTTTCGGGATGCCAACCGAACTGGAAACTCAAATTGCAGTTCTAGCTGTTTCGATGGTTCCGAATATTGATAAAATTCGTTTTGTGAATTCGGGGACAGAAGCCTGTATGAGTGCGGTGCGATTGGCACGCGGATTTACCAAAAGAGATAAAATTATCAAATTTTCCGGTTGTTATCACGGTCATTCCGATTCGTTTTTGATTCAGGCGGGGAGTGGTGCGGTGACTTTTGGAACTCCAAACAGTCCAGGTGTGACTGCAGGTACAGCCAAAGATACTTTACTTGCCAAATACAATGATTTAGGAAATGTAAAAGAGTTAATCGAAGCCAATAAAAATGAAATCGCTGCTATAATTATCGAGCCTGTTGCAGGGAACATGGGATGTATCCCGCCGGTTAAAGGGTTTTTGGAAGGATTACGTGAGTTGTGTACGGCAAACGGAATTCTGCTGATTTTTGATGAGGTAATGACAGGCTTTAGATTAGCAAGAGGTGGCGCGCAAGAGCTGTTAAATATCAATGCTGATATCGTTTGTTTCGGAAAAGTAATCGGGGGCGGACTTCCTGTTGGGGCTTTTGCGGCACGCGCCGAAATCATGAATTATTTGGCTCCATTGGGACCTGTTTACCAAGCGGGAACTTTGTCAGGAAATCCATTGGCTATGGCGGCTGGCTTGGCGATGCTGCAGGCATTGGACAGTGATCGTGAAATTTTCAAAAGATTGGAGGAAAAAACAGCTTATTTGGGAGATGGAATCGAGAGGGTTTTGAAAGCTAATAATGTAGCTTTCACCATCAACAGAGTGGGGTCGATGATTTCGGTTCATTTTGATGCGAATCCGGTAACCGATTTTAAAACGGCTGGAAATGGTGATAATGAAACCTTCAAAAAGTTTTTCCATGGATTGGTTGCCGAAGGAGTTTATATCGCACCATCGGCTTACGAAACTTGGTTCATCACCGATGCACTGACTTACGAAGATTTAGATTTCACCATTAATGCTATAGATAAAGTTTCTAAAACTTTCTAA
- a CDS encoding urocanate hydratase, with amino-acid sequence MTFQEQIQQGIPSILPLPKPYETNINHAPKRKEILTDDEKKLALRNALRYFEPKHHAELLPEFKYELETYGRIYMYRFRPDYRMYARPISEYPGKSEQAKAIMLMIQNNLDYVVAQHPHELITYGGNGAVFSNWAQYLLTMKYLSEMTDEQTLTMYSGHPMGLFPSHKEAPRVVVTNGMVIPNYSQPDDWERMNALGVSQYGQMTAGSYMYIGPQGIVHGTTITVLNGFRKIKRSPKGGLFVTSGLGGMSGAQPKAGNIAGCITVCAEVNPKITHIRHSQGWINEVIENLDELVQRVNLAKANNETVSIAYLGNVVDVWERFDKENLYIDLGSDQTSLHNPWAGGYYPVGISFENANEMMANNPDLFKEKVQETLRRHTAAINKHTAKGTYFFDYGNAFLLEASRAGAAVMAENNIDFRYPSYVQDIMGPMCFDYGFGPFRWVCTSGNPEDLAKTDAIACQVLEEMTKTAPDEIQQQMQDNIQWIKGAQENKLVVGSQARILYADAEGRVKIAEAFNQAIAKGEIGAVVLGRDHHDVSGTDSPYRETSNIYDGSRFTADMAIQNVIGDSFRGATWVSIHNGGGVGWGEVINGGFGMVLDGTKEASRRLASMLFWDVNNGISRRSWARNEGAVFAIRRAMEAEPLLKVTLPNLVDDELLN; translated from the coding sequence ATGACTTTTCAAGAACAAATACAACAAGGAATTCCCTCAATATTGCCTCTTCCAAAACCGTATGAAACCAATATCAACCATGCGCCAAAACGGAAAGAAATTTTAACCGACGACGAGAAAAAACTGGCACTTCGAAATGCTTTACGCTATTTTGAACCCAAACATCACGCCGAATTATTGCCGGAATTCAAGTACGAACTCGAGACTTACGGACGAATTTATATGTACCGTTTTCGTCCCGATTATAGAATGTATGCCCGTCCAATATCCGAATATCCAGGGAAAAGCGAACAGGCGAAAGCCATCATGCTTATGATTCAGAACAATCTGGATTATGTGGTGGCACAACATCCACACGAATTAATTACTTATGGTGGGAACGGAGCTGTTTTCTCAAACTGGGCGCAATATTTACTGACGATGAAATACTTGTCTGAAATGACCGATGAGCAAACATTAACAATGTATTCTGGCCATCCGATGGGATTGTTTCCTTCGCACAAAGAAGCTCCTAGAGTTGTGGTAACCAACGGAATGGTAATCCCAAATTATTCCCAACCCGATGATTGGGAAAGAATGAACGCATTGGGTGTTTCCCAATACGGACAAATGACCGCAGGCAGTTATATGTACATTGGTCCGCAAGGAATTGTGCACGGAACAACAATCACGGTTTTGAATGGTTTCCGAAAAATAAAACGCAGTCCAAAAGGAGGATTATTTGTAACTTCTGGACTTGGCGGAATGAGCGGTGCGCAACCCAAAGCCGGAAATATTGCAGGCTGTATCACAGTTTGTGCCGAAGTGAATCCAAAAATCACCCACATTCGCCACAGTCAAGGCTGGATTAATGAAGTAATCGAGAACCTTGACGAATTGGTGCAACGAGTAAATTTGGCGAAAGCCAATAACGAAACCGTTTCCATCGCTTACCTCGGAAATGTGGTAGATGTTTGGGAACGATTTGATAAAGAAAACCTTTATATCGATTTGGGTTCCGACCAAACTTCGCTCCATAATCCTTGGGCAGGCGGGTATTATCCGGTTGGAATTTCATTTGAAAATGCCAATGAAATGATGGCTAATAATCCTGATTTATTCAAAGAAAAAGTACAGGAAACATTGCGTCGTCATACAGCGGCCATTAATAAACACACGGCCAAAGGAACCTATTTCTTTGATTACGGAAACGCTTTTTTACTGGAAGCTTCGCGTGCTGGTGCAGCTGTTATGGCCGAAAACAATATAGATTTCAGATATCCGAGTTATGTGCAGGACATAATGGGACCAATGTGTTTTGACTACGGTTTTGGGCCTTTCCGTTGGGTTTGTACCTCTGGAAATCCTGAAGATTTGGCCAAAACAGATGCTATTGCCTGCCAAGTTTTGGAAGAAATGACCAAAACGGCTCCCGATGAAATTCAGCAACAAATGCAGGATAATATTCAGTGGATAAAAGGCGCACAGGAAAACAAATTGGTTGTAGGTTCTCAAGCCCGAATCCTATACGCCGATGCCGAAGGCCGAGTAAAAATTGCCGAAGCTTTCAATCAGGCGATTGCCAAAGGCGAGATTGGTGCAGTTGTTTTAGGACGTGATCACCACGATGTTTCGGGGACTGATTCTCCTTACAGGGAAACTTCAAATATTTATGACGGCTCCCGTTTTACGGCAGATATGGCTATCCAAAACGTAATTGGCGACAGTTTTCGCGGCGCAACCTGGGTATCCATCCACAATGGCGGTGGTGTTGGCTGGGGCGAAGTCATCAACGGTGGTTTCGGGATGGTTCTGGACGGTACCAAAGAAGCTTCTAGACGCTTAGCTTCAATGCTGTTTTGGGATGTCAATAACGGAATATCAAGACGTAGCTGGGCAAGAAACGAAGGAGCGGTTTTTGCAATAAGAAGAGCTATGGAAGCTGAACCTTTGCTGAAAGTTACACTTCCAAATTTAGTGGATGACGAATTGCTGAATTAA
- a CDS encoding 1-aminocyclopropane-1-carboxylate deaminase/D-cysteine desulfhydrase — protein sequence MNQKITYSLPNGISLEIKREDLLHPFVSGNKYRKMKYNLIQAKSENHDTLLTFGGAYSNHIAAAAYAGMHYGFKTIGVIRGDELGDKIDENPTLRFAKECGMQFEFVTRESYRNKTESDFLDGLHQKFGSFYLVPEGGTNEYAIRGCEEILTKEDTEFDYVCCAVGTGGTISGIINSALSHQKVLGFPALKGDFLKDEIRKFALGENWELITNYHFGGYGKVSDELILFINEFYKQTHVPLDPVYTGKMVFGVIDLIQKNYFTDNAKILLIHTGGLQGIDGMNVLLKNQNKTLINVGRENNLK from the coding sequence TTGAATCAAAAAATCACTTACAGTCTCCCAAATGGAATTTCTCTCGAAATCAAAAGAGAAGATTTGCTACATCCTTTTGTTTCCGGAAATAAATACAGGAAAATGAAGTACAATCTGATTCAGGCCAAGTCAGAAAATCATGACACACTACTCACTTTTGGTGGGGCTTATTCCAACCATATAGCCGCCGCAGCCTATGCCGGAATGCACTACGGTTTCAAGACCATTGGGGTAATTCGCGGTGACGAACTTGGCGATAAAATTGACGAAAACCCAACTTTGAGATTTGCAAAGGAATGTGGTATGCAATTCGAGTTTGTGACAAGAGAATCCTATCGGAATAAAACTGAATCGGATTTTCTTGATGGGCTTCATCAGAAATTTGGTTCCTTTTATCTTGTTCCCGAAGGCGGTACCAATGAATATGCCATAAGAGGTTGCGAAGAAATACTGACCAAAGAAGATACCGAGTTCGATTATGTATGTTGTGCAGTTGGGACAGGAGGTACCATTTCGGGGATTATCAACAGTGCGTTGTCACACCAAAAAGTTTTAGGATTTCCAGCGTTAAAAGGAGATTTTTTAAAAGATGAAATTCGTAAATTTGCCCTTGGTGAGAATTGGGAATTAATTACCAACTATCATTTTGGGGGCTATGGAAAGGTAAGTGACGAATTGATTCTGTTTATTAATGAATTTTATAAACAGACACACGTACCATTGGATCCCGTTTATACAGGAAAGATGGTTTTTGGCGTTATAGATTTAATACAAAAGAACTACTTTACTGATAATGCCAAAATTTTATTGATTCATACCGGGGGTTTGCAAGGAATCGATGGGATGAATGTGCTTTTAAAAAACCAAAACAAAACATTGATTAATGTTGGAAGGGAAAATAATTTGAAATAA
- a CDS encoding DUF5522 domain-containing protein: MAEQSNENKLIEGEDFYFTPEGYKCFTEKYHLKRGYCCKSGCRHCPYGFDKKTGNIRK, encoded by the coding sequence ATGGCTGAACAAAGTAATGAAAATAAATTAATCGAAGGTGAAGATTTTTATTTTACTCCCGAAGGTTACAAATGCTTTACCGAAAAATACCATCTAAAAAGAGGATATTGCTGCAAAAGTGGCTGTCGTCATTGTCCGTACGGATTTGATAAGAAAACAGGAAATATTAGAAAATAG
- a CDS encoding glucosaminidase domain-containing protein → MLKKITLFLLIGTIIGCGSSKPAIVTTKQPVGWKYSKPIQNTSSDNTSKSTAPSASTTSKPLTVNEATKAYIAQYNTVAMSNMKLYGIPASIILAQGILESGAGKGDLAMNANNHFGIKCHNDWTGNKVYKDDDSPNECFRKYSQASESYQDHALLLTGKKRYANLFALPRGDYKAWAKGLREAGYATDPKYPEKLISYIETYNLNQYDNKVLGKITKDESKVLIEDNFGIDETSLYEIQKGDTLYSVSKKFNLTVEELKQKNNLIDNALYVGQKLVVK, encoded by the coding sequence ATGTTGAAAAAAATAACCTTATTTCTTTTAATTGGGACAATAATCGGATGCGGTTCTTCGAAACCGGCTATCGTTACAACAAAACAACCTGTAGGATGGAAATATTCAAAACCTATTCAAAACACTAGTAGTGACAACACATCAAAATCAACTGCTCCTTCAGCTTCAACGACTTCAAAACCATTAACGGTAAATGAAGCAACCAAAGCCTATATCGCGCAATACAACACAGTTGCGATGAGCAATATGAAACTTTATGGAATTCCAGCAAGTATTATTTTGGCGCAGGGAATTTTGGAATCGGGGGCGGGTAAAGGTGATTTGGCAATGAATGCTAATAATCATTTCGGAATCAAATGCCATAATGACTGGACAGGAAATAAGGTGTATAAAGACGATGATTCGCCAAATGAGTGTTTCCGAAAATACAGTCAAGCCTCGGAATCCTACCAAGATCACGCTTTGCTTTTAACCGGAAAAAAAAGATATGCCAATTTGTTTGCCTTGCCTAGGGGAGATTATAAGGCTTGGGCCAAAGGTTTGAGAGAAGCTGGGTATGCGACAGATCCTAAATATCCTGAGAAATTAATCAGTTATATTGAAACCTACAATTTGAACCAATATGATAATAAAGTTTTGGGGAAAATTACAAAAGACGAATCAAAAGTATTGATTGAGGATAATTTTGGAATCGATGAAACAAGTTTGTATGAAATTCAGAAAGGGGATACTTTGTATTCGGTTTCCAAAAAATTCAATTTAACCGTAGAAGAATTAAAACAGAAAAATAATTTAATTGATAATGCACTTTATGTTGGACAGAAGTTGGTAGTGAAGTGA
- a CDS encoding DUF4136 domain-containing protein, with product MKTFKLLPLLLLFMVVSCDTVKVYSDYDKSVDFAQYKTFAFMKSGIDKVEISDLDKKRILNAIDRQLQSKGLTKSDNPDLLVNIFTKSKEEISVNQFSAAYGYGWGWGWNPYMYGGHTYVSSSTEGTLYIDLIDAKKKELIWQGEGSGTLSKDMNEKDAIVNDFVTQILAQFPPAKPEVKEKKEKKK from the coding sequence ATGAAAACATTCAAACTCTTGCCTTTGCTATTACTTTTCATGGTTGTTTCTTGTGACACTGTAAAAGTATATTCTGATTATGACAAATCGGTAGATTTTGCTCAATATAAAACGTTTGCGTTTATGAAATCTGGAATTGACAAAGTCGAAATTTCCGATTTGGACAAAAAAAGAATCCTGAATGCTATCGACAGACAATTACAGTCCAAAGGATTGACCAAAAGTGATAATCCTGATTTATTGGTAAATATTTTCACTAAATCAAAAGAAGAAATCAGTGTGAACCAATTCAGTGCCGCTTATGGCTACGGATGGGGATGGGGATGGAATCCTTATATGTATGGAGGACATACTTACGTTTCATCGTCAACTGAAGGAACATTGTACATAGACCTTATCGATGCCAAAAAGAAAGAACTGATTTGGCAAGGTGAAGGATCTGGAACTCTTTCTAAAGACATGAACGAAAAAGACGCAATCGTTAATGATTTTGTCACTCAAATTTTGGCACAATTCCCTCCAGCAAAACCTGAAGTGAAAGAGAAAAAAGAAAAGAAAAAATAA
- a CDS encoding DUF4890 domain-containing protein, producing the protein MKKLIIALVLGVGMTCFAQESSPRGNRGDMQNMTPEQRVQKQVERMTKDLSLDSKQQEAVNKLLTEKSVKAQEARAKREAQRTSGEKMTDEQRNAFRTAMQTEREDTDNKLKAILNADQFKKYTTSRQENEDRMRQRMQERRDGGNDNGGGFGGNNNGGGF; encoded by the coding sequence ATGAAAAAATTAATTATTGCCCTAGTATTAGGAGTTGGAATGACTTGTTTTGCTCAGGAAAGTTCACCAAGAGGTAACAGAGGAGACATGCAAAACATGACTCCGGAACAACGTGTTCAAAAACAAGTTGAAAGAATGACCAAAGATTTAAGCCTGGACTCCAAACAACAAGAAGCCGTAAATAAGCTTTTGACTGAAAAAAGTGTGAAAGCACAGGAAGCCAGAGCCAAAAGAGAAGCTCAAAGAACAAGCGGTGAAAAAATGACCGACGAACAAAGAAATGCATTTAGAACTGCGATGCAGACTGAAAGAGAAGATACTGACAACAAATTGAAAGCCATCTTAAATGCAGACCAGTTTAAAAAATATACCACATCAAGACAGGAAAATGAAGACCGAATGAGACAAAGAATGCAAGAAAGAAGAGATGGAGGAAATGATAACGGAGGTGGTTTTGGCGGAAATAATAACGGCGGCGGGTTTTAA